A stretch of the Pseudomonadota bacterium genome encodes the following:
- a CDS encoding urate hydroxylase PuuD, whose protein sequence is MNAIMVKIFDTLAKVGLDKLERTLIFGAVLVTVLALAVGAVEASYAWFTFLFRWLHVISGVMWIGLLWYFNFVQIPSMPKIPDEHKPAISKVIAPTALFWFRWAALSTVVTGLLVAIMNGYIVNALILGIGTGGRDTYIGIGMWMGLIMAYNVWMIIWPNQRKVLGMVEASDEQKKAAARTAMLASRFNTMFSIPMLYFMVAAQNVS, encoded by the coding sequence ATGAACGCTATTATGGTGAAAATCTTCGATACGCTGGCCAAAGTCGGTTTAGATAAGCTCGAACGAACGCTTATCTTTGGGGCCGTCCTGGTCACGGTTTTAGCCCTCGCGGTCGGCGCCGTCGAGGCGTCGTACGCATGGTTTACCTTCTTATTCCGGTGGCTGCATGTGATTTCCGGCGTGATGTGGATCGGGCTCCTGTGGTACTTCAATTTCGTGCAGATCCCCTCGATGCCCAAGATCCCCGATGAGCACAAACCCGCCATCAGCAAGGTCATCGCGCCAACGGCGTTGTTCTGGTTCCGGTGGGCCGCGTTGTCGACGGTCGTGACCGGGCTCCTGGTAGCGATCATGAACGGTTATATCGTCAACGCCCTTATCCTCGGCATCGGGACCGGTGGCCGGGACACCTACATCGGGATCGGCATGTGGATGGGCCTCATTATGGCCTACAATGTGTGGATGATCATCTGGCCTAACCAGCGAAAGGTCCTGGGCATGGTCGAGGCGTCCGACGAGCAAAAAAAAGCGGCAGCGCGCACGGCGATGTTGGCGAGCCGCTTCAATACGATGTTTTCGATCCCTATGCTTTATTTCATGGTCGCGGCGCAGAACGTTTCTTAA
- a CDS encoding response regulator, whose protein sequence is MEGRYRVKEVRHASPPLIYAISTIFGAAFSLLLVMLAWQNALEAEKKEFAFDSILLRDTVKLSASAAHNSLYNIAALVEGLDASAVATLPAFLKSLLARNPFIESISFHRSGVSLNHSPKDMALRPDASGDPPPAGPTILWGSGGELYIGRNPAKEALYNDQILSDPRFTDALRAAVDTGMVVPGPPASDTERIRPYTLIKAIGAGPAQGAGADQRSNTVPAPFVAILVNPGHLFSESLLRDDVSVSLYTESQGVTGRQLVFEQRGAVAPENANFSIGAFKEETLAQFPYYSMKLVVEKQVLWREIDKGLIATAIVLGIGVTTLIVALARAREIQAWELSRRNQEIERQVSLQTKELAVTRDAAIKASTVKTEFLASMSHEIRTPLNAIIGMGELLSETPLTRVQKRYVGVFKKAGEALLALVNEILDLSKIEAGQLDLEEIPFNLRTLIEETVDIHALRADEKNLELLCHIGTDVPAQVKGDAARLRQILLNLVGNAIKFTQKGEVVVKVSPNPDISDPYRLLFSVEDTGIGIPADKIDTIFDSFSQADSSTTRQYGGTGLGLTISKRLVELMGGRIRAESVEGKGSVLSFAITLGSVPEPQARIATDAFFSLKEVRVLIIDDNSTNRLILREVLSAQGALVSEAHGGAEGIKLFREASRTGQDYAVVITDCRMPEVDGFAVVEALRTAGGWCKTILMVSSSQLSSDMSTASALGIGAYLIKPVKSVELIKAINVAMLKTLDETQDHIVTTPSLARRAENLPILLVEDTPDNRLLIKAYLRKTPYKIEEAENGSVALQKFKARAYGLVLMDIQMPVMDGHQATRAMREWETEQGRAPTPIIALTAHAIKQEMDKSITAGCTAHLIKPIKKETLLQIVQKCLPVSPAS, encoded by the coding sequence GTGGAGGGGCGTTACCGCGTGAAGGAGGTGCGGCACGCGTCGCCGCCGTTGATATATGCCATAAGCACGATCTTCGGCGCGGCGTTTTCTTTGCTGCTTGTGATGTTAGCGTGGCAGAATGCGCTCGAGGCCGAGAAAAAGGAATTCGCTTTTGACTCGATACTGTTACGGGATACAGTCAAACTCAGCGCTTCGGCCGCTCATAACTCTCTTTACAATATCGCCGCGCTTGTGGAGGGGCTGGATGCCTCTGCGGTAGCCACATTACCCGCCTTTCTGAAATCGCTGCTCGCGCGTAATCCATTCATCGAATCAATTTCGTTTCATAGGAGCGGCGTTTCTCTAAATCACTCGCCGAAAGATATGGCGTTGAGACCGGATGCGAGCGGGGATCCTCCGCCCGCGGGCCCCACGATCTTGTGGGGTAGCGGCGGCGAGTTATACATCGGTCGAAACCCCGCGAAAGAAGCGCTCTACAACGATCAAATTCTCTCCGACCCGCGTTTTACGGATGCCCTGCGGGCGGCGGTCGACACCGGTATGGTGGTCCCTGGCCCCCCCGCCTCGGACACTGAGAGAATTCGTCCCTATACGCTCATCAAAGCGATCGGCGCCGGTCCGGCGCAGGGCGCCGGCGCGGACCAACGATCGAATACCGTGCCCGCCCCGTTTGTGGCTATCCTCGTGAATCCCGGCCATTTATTCAGCGAGTCCCTATTACGCGATGATGTTTCGGTAAGCTTGTATACGGAATCCCAGGGCGTCACGGGACGGCAACTCGTATTCGAGCAGCGCGGCGCCGTGGCGCCGGAAAACGCGAATTTTTCCATCGGCGCGTTCAAGGAAGAAACACTTGCGCAGTTTCCCTATTATTCGATGAAGTTGGTCGTGGAAAAGCAAGTGCTTTGGAGAGAGATCGACAAGGGATTGATCGCTACCGCCATCGTGCTAGGAATCGGTGTGACGACATTAATCGTAGCCCTCGCCCGGGCGAGGGAAATACAGGCGTGGGAGTTAAGCCGGCGGAATCAGGAAATCGAACGCCAGGTTAGCTTGCAAACCAAAGAGCTTGCCGTTACCCGTGATGCGGCCATCAAGGCATCCACGGTGAAAACCGAGTTTCTGGCAAGCATGAGCCATGAGATCCGGACGCCGCTGAACGCGATTATCGGCATGGGCGAGCTGCTCAGCGAGACGCCGCTGACGCGCGTGCAAAAACGCTATGTCGGCGTCTTCAAAAAGGCTGGAGAAGCATTGCTGGCGCTGGTAAACGAGATACTGGACCTCTCGAAGATCGAAGCCGGGCAGTTGGATCTCGAGGAAATCCCGTTCAATTTACGTACTTTGATCGAAGAAACAGTCGATATTCACGCGTTGAGAGCCGACGAGAAGAATCTCGAGTTGCTCTGTCACATCGGCACGGATGTTCCGGCCCAAGTGAAGGGCGACGCGGCGCGGCTGCGCCAGATCCTTTTAAACCTCGTCGGGAATGCAATCAAATTCACCCAAAAGGGCGAGGTAGTGGTCAAGGTCTCGCCTAATCCCGACATAAGCGATCCCTATCGGCTTTTATTCTCGGTAGAGGATACCGGGATCGGCATTCCCGCGGACAAAATCGACACGATCTTCGATAGCTTTTCCCAAGCTGATTCATCCACGACCCGACAGTACGGAGGGACGGGGCTCGGCCTCACGATTTCCAAGCGCTTGGTGGAGCTTATGGGTGGGCGGATACGTGCGGAGAGTGTCGAAGGAAAAGGTAGCGTTTTATCGTTCGCGATCACTCTGGGATCCGTCCCGGAACCCCAGGCTAGAATTGCTACGGATGCATTCTTTAGTCTTAAGGAGGTTCGTGTGCTCATCATCGATGATAATTCGACTAATCGACTGATCTTGCGCGAAGTACTGAGCGCTCAAGGCGCGTTGGTGAGCGAGGCCCACGGAGGCGCGGAGGGCATCAAGCTATTCCGGGAGGCGAGCCGCACGGGCCAAGATTACGCTGTCGTCATTACCGATTGTCGCATGCCGGAGGTCGATGGCTTCGCGGTGGTTGAGGCGTTGCGTACCGCGGGCGGATGGTGCAAAACGATACTAATGGTATCTTCCTCGCAACTTTCCAGTGATATGAGCACAGCCAGCGCGCTTGGGATCGGCGCCTACTTGATCAAGCCGGTAAAGTCCGTGGAGCTGATCAAAGCAATCAATGTCGCCATGCTAAAAACCTTAGACGAAACGCAAGACCACATCGTCACAACGCCGTCACTTGCACGGCGTGCGGAAAATTTACCTATCCTATTGGTGGAAGACACGCCCGATAACCGGCTGCTCATCAAAGCTTATCTGCGAAAAACGCCATACAAAATCGAGGAGGCTGAAAATGGGAGCGTGGCGCTCCAGAAGTTCAAGGCCCGCGCCTATGGTCTGGTATTGATGGATATCCAGATGCCGGTGATGGACGGTCACCAGGCAACGCGCGCCATGCGCGAGTGGGAAACGGAACAGGGCCGCGCTCCGACCCCGATTATCGCCCTGACGGCTCATGCCATAAAGCAGGAAATGGATAAGAGTATCACCGCGGGATGCACGGCGCATTTAATCAAACCGATTAAGAAGGAAACGTTGTTGCAAATCGTCCAGAAATGTTTGCCGGTGTCACCAGCGAGTTAG
- a CDS encoding Hpt domain-containing protein: protein MATRIVRVDPELKDLIPGFLNNRRQDALTIRAALAQEDMETVRILGHSMKGCGGGYGFNALSELGGIIERGAQNRDSEAITNAVDELHAYLEQVEISYD, encoded by the coding sequence ATGGCAACGAGAATTGTTCGCGTAGACCCAGAGCTGAAAGATCTTATCCCGGGCTTTTTGAATAATAGGCGGCAGGATGCATTGACGATTCGCGCAGCCTTAGCGCAAGAGGATATGGAAACGGTGCGGATCCTAGGTCATAGCATGAAAGGTTGCGGGGGCGGGTATGGCTTCAATGCCCTGAGTGAGCTTGGCGGGATTATAGAACGGGGCGCGCAGAACCGGGACAGCGAAGCGATAACGAACGCCGTGGACGAGTTACATGCCTACCTCGAACAGGTCGAGATCAGCTACGATTAA